From the Chloroflexota bacterium genome, one window contains:
- a CDS encoding WD40 repeat domain-containing protein gives MGKLNSFAGSLLLAIFLAGCGTSKPGIPFTATTPAPQLQPTATLTPNPTNTQSLTPTFTPQPAPLSFSAKRIMRIGMGRAQKIVWASQGEPIVIASTIGLYIYNKSLKQVRLIETGAYIWDMSLHPSGQIVATADDVVENQNIRLWDVTTGQLLQTLEGHPRKVVSVDFSPDGSLLASGSADGSVRIWDVKTGRLIQKLEWKYETIPLEVWRVRFSPDGKLLASGGGDNIIRLWEVKTGKLLYTLSRHTNTVSSIEFSPDGQLLASAGGDDFIQLWEITTGKPQRTLSGNFVGVGSSCPRNHFST, from the coding sequence ATGGGTAAACTCAATTCCTTTGCCGGTTCTTTGTTGTTAGCCATTTTTCTGGCGGGCTGTGGCACATCCAAACCAGGGATTCCTTTTACGGCTACCACCCCAGCGCCTCAGCTCCAGCCGACAGCTACTCTAACGCCCAATCCCACAAACACACAGAGTCTAACGCCGACATTTACGCCTCAACCTGCGCCGTTATCGTTTTCTGCAAAGCGCATTATGAGAATAGGCATGGGGCGGGCACAAAAGATTGTTTGGGCATCGCAAGGAGAGCCTATTGTAATTGCCAGTACTATCGGCTTGTACATCTACAACAAATCACTCAAGCAAGTAAGGCTTATCGAGACAGGAGCATATATTTGGGATATGTCTCTTCACCCAAGCGGCCAAATAGTGGCAACAGCAGATGACGTTGTAGAAAATCAAAACATTCGATTATGGGATGTCACAACTGGTCAACTCCTGCAAACTCTTGAAGGGCATCCACGCAAAGTTGTTTCAGTTGACTTTAGCCCTGATGGGAGCTTGCTGGCGTCAGGCAGTGCTGATGGGAGTGTAAGGATATGGGACGTTAAGACGGGACGATTGATCCAGAAACTTGAGTGGAAATACGAAACTATTCCCCTTGAAGTTTGGAGAGTCAGGTTTAGCCCCGACGGGAAATTGCTGGCGTCAGGAGGGGGAGATAATATCATCCGGCTATGGGAAGTGAAGACTGGCAAATTGCTTTACACACTTAGTCGTCACACTAACACAGTATCAAGTATTGAGTTCAGCCCTGATGGGCAACTGCTAGCTTCTGCAGGAGGCGATGACTTCATTCAGTTATGGGAAATAACGACAGGAAAACCTCAGCGGACCCTCTCTGGCAACTTTGTGGGTGTAGGTAGTTCGTGTCCAAGAAATCACTTTTCAACATAA
- a CDS encoding MTAP family purine nucleoside phosphorylase, whose protein sequence is MICIFGGTAAYHLTPADFGNAESLPPLDTPFGPAPIFLRFSLPSPVGVFSTARKRGPGVGVLFSSRHGADKLARSAAFVNHCANLWAAKEYGATAILSWNGVGAINPMLNVGDKLVPDDLIDATRARDAASFQSSGTPSLKGTFWEAGRAALIESATPAFSRGVYVCTEGPRLETPAEIAAFAQMGADVVGMTLVPEVFLADEMSLPYASLCIVTNIASGLARPGSPRRFGPEVAREGLALCLKAAQLLEKN, encoded by the coding sequence GTGATTTGCATCTTCGGTGGAACCGCCGCCTACCACCTCACCCCCGCCGACTTCGGCAACGCCGAGAGCCTGCCGCCGCTCGACACCCCCTTCGGCCCTGCGCCGATCTTTTTGCGGTTCTCTCTCCCCTCCCCTGTTGGTGTTTTTTCAACGGCGCGCAAGCGGGGGCCGGGGGTGGGGGTTCTTTTCTCATCGCGCCACGGCGCAGACAAGCTGGCCCGCTCCGCCGCCTTCGTCAACCATTGCGCCAACCTGTGGGCGGCCAAAGAATACGGGGCAACTGCCATTTTGTCGTGGAACGGCGTCGGCGCGATCAATCCCATGCTCAATGTTGGCGATAAGCTCGTGCCGGATGATTTGATTGACGCGACTCGCGCGCGCGACGCCGCCTCTTTCCAATCGTCGGGGACGCCGTCTCTCAAGGGGACGTTTTGGGAGGCCGGTCGGGCCGCTTTGATCGAGTCGGCGACCCCTGCGTTTTCGCGCGGCGTCTACGTTTGCACCGAAGGCCCGCGTCTCGAAACTCCCGCCGAGATCGCCGCCTTCGCCCAAATGGGCGCGGACGTGGTAGGCATGACGCTTGTCCCCGAAGTGTTTCTCGCCGACGAAATGAGCCTGCCTTACGCCTCGCTATGCATCGTCACCAACATCGCTTCAGGGTTGGCCCGGCCCGGCTCGCCGCGCCGCTTCGGCCCGGAAGTGGCAAGAGAAGGTCTGGCCCTATGTTTGAAAGCGGCGCAACTGCTGGAGAAGAATTGA
- the aroF gene encoding 3-deoxy-7-phosphoheptulonate synthase, translating to MGNSTRPDDWEWPRHELIRWEIGLTAPATRAFPLVGGLTIGGPGVIIMAGPCSVESEDQILAAARAVKSAGAAVLRGGAFKPRTTPHSFQGLGADGLRLLRQAGDAVGLPVVTEVMAHTDVDLVARHAQILQIGARSMQNYPLLHAIGETKLPVILKRGLAATVEEWLGAVEHIRARGNERIILCERGIRAVETATRFTLDINAVPLMHRLCDLPIIVDPSHATGRADLVPEVSRAALAAGADGLLVEVHPQPALALSDGQQSLATDQFADLVPSLRRVANAIGRNIS from the coding sequence ATGGGTAACTCGACTCGCCCCGACGATTGGGAATGGCCGCGCCACGAACTGATCCGCTGGGAGATCGGTTTGACCGCCCCGGCCACTCGCGCCTTCCCTTTGGTCGGCGGCCTCACCATCGGCGGCCCCGGCGTGATCATCATGGCCGGGCCGTGCTCGGTGGAATCCGAAGATCAAATATTGGCCGCCGCTCGCGCCGTCAAATCTGCCGGGGCCGCCGTGTTGCGAGGAGGCGCGTTCAAGCCGCGCACCACTCCGCACTCGTTTCAAGGATTGGGTGCCGACGGCCTGCGCCTCTTGCGGCAAGCGGGCGACGCCGTCGGCCTGCCCGTGGTCACCGAAGTGATGGCCCACACCGACGTTGACCTCGTCGCCCGCCACGCGCAAATTTTGCAGATCGGTGCGCGCTCGATGCAGAACTACCCGCTCCTGCACGCCATCGGCGAAACGAAACTGCCGGTGATTCTCAAGCGCGGCCTCGCGGCCACTGTCGAAGAATGGCTCGGCGCGGTCGAACACATTCGCGCGCGCGGCAACGAGCGCATCATTTTGTGCGAGCGCGGCATCCGCGCCGTGGAAACCGCCACGCGCTTCACCCTCGACATCAACGCCGTGCCGCTCATGCACCGCCTGTGCGACTTGCCGATCATCGTTGACCCCAGCCACGCCACCGGCCGCGCCGACCTTGTGCCTGAAGTGTCTCGCGCCGCCCTCGCCGCCGGCGCCGACGGCCTGCTCGTCGAAGTTCACCCTCAGCCCGCCCTTGCCCTCTCCGACGGGCAACAGTCACTCGCCACCGATCAATTTGCCGATCTCGTTCCAAGTCTGCGCCGCGTTGCCAATGCCATCGGGAGAAACATATCGTGA
- a CDS encoding s-methyl-5-thioribose-1-phosphate isomerase gives MPCPALLADRFNTLRYDRERCAVILLDRRRYPFATEFVECRTVEEVARAIEDMVVQGGPPLAYAAGLGLALAAFKGENLPAAAQRLLATRPTADDLHHLIPQALKAGEDAEAILSFVNGEIERGNEVARRCGSFAADLLRDGDRILTHCIAGAALAQMLWIAKEQGKSLHLFPTETRPYLQGARLTAATARELGIPCTLITDGMPAFVMSRGLVDVFICAADRITLDGHITNKVGTYQIAIAAHHHHLPFYVLGYDGPDPHTRTGADIPIEERNPDEVFHAMGVDAQGNAARIRTAVPGIGGYYPAFDITPPELITAIVTDRGVFKASEIADHFFYG, from the coding sequence ATGCCCTGCCCCGCTCTCCTCGCCGACCGCTTCAACACCCTCCGCTACGACCGCGAACGTTGCGCGGTGATTTTGCTCGACCGCCGCCGCTATCCGTTCGCGACCGAATTTGTCGAGTGCCGCACGGTTGAGGAAGTGGCGCGAGCGATTGAAGACATGGTAGTGCAGGGTGGGCCGCCGCTGGCTTACGCCGCCGGGCTGGGCCTGGCCCTGGCCGCCTTCAAAGGCGAGAACCTGCCCGCCGCCGCGCAACGCCTCCTGGCCACGCGCCCCACCGCCGACGACCTGCATCACTTGATTCCGCAAGCCCTCAAAGCGGGCGAAGACGCCGAAGCGATCTTGTCGTTTGTGAACGGCGAGATCGAGCGCGGCAACGAAGTCGCCCGCCGGTGCGGAAGTTTTGCCGCCGATTTATTGCGCGACGGTGATCGCATCCTCACTCATTGCATCGCCGGCGCGGCGCTCGCTCAAATGTTGTGGATCGCGAAAGAGCAGGGCAAGTCGTTGCACCTGTTTCCCACCGAGACCCGGCCCTACCTGCAAGGGGCGCGCCTCACCGCCGCCACCGCCCGCGAACTCGGCATCCCCTGCACCCTCATCACCGACGGCATGCCTGCGTTCGTGATGAGCCGGGGGCTGGTGGACGTGTTTATCTGCGCCGCCGACCGCATCACCCTGGACGGTCACATCACCAACAAAGTCGGCACCTATCAAATCGCTATCGCCGCCCACCATCATCATCTCCCGTTTTACGTGCTGGGCTACGACGGCCCCGACCCGCACACGCGCACCGGGGCAGACATTCCCATCGAAGAGCGCAATCCCGACGAAGTGTTTCATGCGATGGGTGTTGACGCGCAAGGCAACGCCGCCCGCATTCGCACCGCCGTCCCCGGCATCGGCGGCTACTACCCGGCCTTCGACATCACCCCGCCCGAACTTATCACGGCCATCGTCACCGACCGGGGTGTGTTCAAGGCATCCGAGATCGCCGACCACTTTTTTTATGGGTAA